The window AGGCGTTCCACTGTCGCCATTGCAAAGCGCCCAACCTGTAGGAACATTGTTAGCATTACCACCCCACATAACTATCATTCCTTTCACTATTGCTCCGACACCTTCAAAAGCTGTTGCTGTAATCTTGCCTGCGATCGCAGCATTTCCAATTACATCTAAAGCTGAAGATAGCGCCCAGTAGCTTGTTGTGAGTACTGCATCGCCTTTATCAAAAGCTTTAAACAATTCTCGTGCACTATCTTTTTTGCCTTTCACAAATGCCAATGCATATGAAACGCTACCAATAAACTCATTACCTAATGGATTACTTGCACCAATGAACGCAAGCAATTCTTTAGCTCTTGAGCTTGTTTGAAGAACAGGTTTCACTCCACCACTACTGGCAACTACCACCACATCCCCATCAGAAGCGTTGCCTACCAAATTTGCCCAAGTTTCCCACAATGTTTGGCTTGACCAAACATTGTGGGAAAGCTCCCCCGTTCTAACACTTCCATCCGGCTTTAAAATAACGGTATTAATACCGTCTCCATTAGCTAGCTGGTGGATGGAAATATTTTTAACTTTTAAAGAAGTTTTGTTATTTGCAGAAGCAGCATTTGATGAACCAGTTACTTCGATGGTATAGTCCTGCACTCCGATAGAAAGAGAGCCTGCGATCGCCGTATTTCCATTCAACGTGCTAGTACCTGCAACGGTCAGATTACCGTCGGTACCTGTGGTAGAAAGGAAGCCTGCGATCTGAGTATTTCCATTTACAGATAGCTTGTCAGTTGGAGTTGCCGTGCCAATCCCTACATTACCGTCAGAGGTAATAATCATACGATTTTCCAAACTGCCGCTTATGGCGGTTTGGAACCGCAAGTCGCCGGCGTTGTAGCTACCACCTGGGCGAGAAGCGATCGCAGCGGCAAGCTTACTATTATCTGCGGGCCCGTTTTTCCAAACAATACGGCTCTCCTGTGTTGCACCAGTCCCGTTATTAAAAAGTGAGAGGAAATTAGTTTTTTGGTCATCTCCTCCTGTTATCTGAATCTCCAATTTTTCTGTTGGAGTTGTTGTGCCAATTCCCAGTTTGTTGTCACCTGTAACGGAGAGATTACCTGCGATCGTGACGGCTCCTTGTACTTTTAGCTGCTCGGTGCCAGGGGCGGTACCAATGCCAACCTTATCGTTAATGGTGAGGGCGGCTTCGATGGTGAGAGGACCCTGAATCTTATCTGTTCCCTTGCGGTTTACCTTATCTGTATCGAGCCGAAGAACCTCATTCATGGCATTGTTCCAGTCTTCAGACCGAATGATATCACCAGGTTTTTTGTCGGTATGAGTGAAGGGAGAATTGCCGTTTGTCTCGGTCATAGGTTAGGCTCCAGAAGGGCTAATTGCGTTGAGGCACAGGTTTTCGTTGGCTTCGCTTTGCTTGTTCTTTGTTCTGGGTTATTAATGCTTGCTTTAACCTAAAAAATGATTTCCCAAACTAGAGTGAGTTTGAAATCTGGTGTTTTGCTGATAGGCGGAAACACAACTCGGTTATACATAACTCCTATGTTTTCGCCAGGTTTAGTAAAGAGACCAGCCTCTTGTAAAACATAGGGCTGATCACTGTTTTTCTTTGGATCTGGCTCTTGAAAATCTAGGTCAGCGCTTAGTCGAATGCAGCTGCGGCGTTTCTTCTCGCCTGTAGGGTCCTCAATCTCAACTTCTGTAAGGTCTTGGTTGATGTCAAAATCCTTTAATTTTTTGCGGAAGACTTCGGTTTCTAATGTAGTGTCTTGGTCGGGGTGAACGGGCTTACTTCCGGTGCCTATAGCCAGATAGCTGATCCGCTCTGTGTTTTTGTCGTGGAACATTTGGGCTACTAACTGCCGCCCGCTAAAAACGATCGCATTATCCGCCGCGATTCCTTCTGTCAGCCGTCCATAGCGATCAAACTGTTGGATATGTAGTCGTCCTTTCATCGCTAAACCATCTTCTGAGAACATAGGAATCTCCTAAATAGCAGTAGGCAAACTAGGCAAAGGTATTACCAGAATCGAATTCTGTGTAGTCAAACATACCAGAGAATAGAAGGCGGTCATTCATGGCGTGTTCTAAAGTGGTTGGGGATTGATCAACCTCAGTTTTCAAGGTTTCGCCCATAGATTGTTCCTCAACAAAGTGGGGAGGGCGATCGCGCGATTGGATTGTTAATTGGTCAAACAACGGATGGGAAGTGCGGTCAGCAGGAATAACCGTTAACCAAGACCGAACATTGTTGTGCTCTAGAAAGGTAGGGGCCAGGGTAAGCCAATTTTGCAGCCCATGGTGCTCTTGAAAGCTTGTGATAAAAGCGGGGCTGGGCCGGGTATTAAGGGCATGAGATTCTTTTAGGATCTTGTGGCCAAGGAGGGAAAGCTGGGTTTGAACAGCGTGATTCTCTCGAAAGGTTTTGGTGTACGCGATCGCAAAGTGGGTGCCAGCTGCCCGTACCCGGTTGATGATGCTAGGAATCTGACGCCTAGGATGGTCAGTATTGTCGTCGAAGCGATCGGTAAAGCCCGGAATATCCCAAGGCACATTAACCTGGAAAAATCCAGGAGTCAGTTTGACCTGATCGTAGCCAATGGTGAACCCGTAGTTGCTGCCCTGCTCGGCAGTCAGGGTTTCGACTGTGCTTTCCTCTTGCTCAAATCGGGAGGAGTCAAACTGCCCCCCATCTAGCCGACCGGGCCATGCTCCTATACGGGCCGTGATGTACCATTGCGATTCGCCCACAGGTAGCACCAAGGCCGGGAGCGAACTCATGCTGATTCCGTTACGAAAGAGGCGACCATTGGTTAACAGCAGCAGCCTATCTCCAACTCGCAGCCCATGACCATAGGTGAAGTAGGGCTGGTCGGTAGCGGCATTTACCAGGGTCAACTGGCTGAGGGGGGCCAGGGAAGTCTCGCGGATAGGGCGCTGGTCCGTGAGTTCCAGGTGAAGGGTAATTGCCGTTGGCTCAACGTTTAGGTTGCTTAGGGTAAACCGATTTGGCAACGATGCCCCAGACCTCGACAAGTCTGGCACATCCTTAACCAAAGGGGTGAAGGCAATGACTTGTTTAGACTCGAGGGTGGGCTGGTACTCCTGGATGGTGATAGCTTTGCGGGCTTCCAGAGCAGCCTCGCTGTCGGCAAAGATGCCCAGAT is drawn from Leptolyngbya subtilissima AS-A7 and contains these coding sequences:
- a CDS encoding phage tail protein encodes the protein MTETNGNSPFTHTDKKPGDIIRSEDWNNAMNEVLRLDTDKVNRKGTDKIQGPLTIEAALTINDKVGIGTAPGTEQLKVQGAVTIAGNLSVTGDNKLGIGTTTPTEKLEIQITGGDDQKTNFLSLFNNGTGATQESRIVWKNGPADNSKLAAAIASRPGGSYNAGDLRFQTAISGSLENRMIITSDGNVGIGTATPTDKLSVNGNTQIAGFLSTTGTDGNLTVAGTSTLNGNTAIAGSLSIGVQDYTIEVTGSSNAASANNKTSLKVKNISIHQLANGDGINTVILKPDGSVRTGELSHNVWSSQTLWETWANLVGNASDGDVVVVASSGGVKPVLQTSSRAKELLAFIGASNPLGNEFIGSVSYALAFVKGKKDSARELFKAFDKGDAVLTTSYWALSSALDVIGNAAIAGKITATAFEGVGAIVKGMIVMWGGNANNVPTGWALCNGDSGTPNLSGKFILGNSASYTVGTTGGNIGVTLATSNIPSHTHEITVNSAGEHSHKYEKPLFTPQGVSGSTQRPQFFSDWTTPPPDTHTAGTHTHTASATTVGSTSPTAIDIMPPFYVLAYIQYVGV